The Acidimicrobiia bacterium genome contains the following window.
CGGCTTTGGAGCCGGACTCCAACTTGTCTCCGACTTTCAGACCGACCGGAGCGAGAATGTATCGCTTCTCACCGTCGTGATAGTGCAGCAAGGCGATTCGCGCGTTGCGGTTCGGGTCGTACTCGACGGCCGCCACGGTGGCCGGAATCCCGTCCTTGGTGCGGCGGAAGTCCACGACCCGGTAGCGGCGCTTGTGCCCACCACCGCGATGCCGGGAAGTGATCCGGCCGTGAGTGTTGCGGCCGGCGCTCTCGTTGCGCTTCACGATCAGCGACTTCTCGGGCTTCTTCTTGGTCAGCTCCGAGAAGTCGGCCACAGTCTGGAACCGCTGGCCGGGTGAAGTTGGTTTCCTTTTCTTGATTGGCATCGCTATACCCCGAAGATGTCGATCGATTCGCCCGCAGCGAGCTTGACCATTGCCCGCTTTGAATCGGGGCGCTTACCCAGGACCCATCCGGTCCGCTTTACTTTTCCGAACTTGTTCATCGTGTTGACCGAAACGACCTTCACCTCGAAGATCGATTTGATGGCCTCTTTGATCTCCGTCTTGTTGGCACGGCGATCTACGACGAACGTGTAGGTGTTCGTCTTCTCGATGAGGTCGTAAGACTTCTCCGAGACAACCGGTTCGAAGATGATGTCACGAGGGTCCTTCATCAGCCCTCACCTCCCTCGTCATCGACTTCATCGGCCGGAGAAACAGGCGCATCCGCCGCAGCTTCCTCAACCTTTTCAGCTTTAGCCGAAGAGGCAGATTCACGCACGAAGTCATCGTCGGACACATCGAACTTCTCCAACCCGGACAACGCTCCGAGCGTCTGCGAGGTGAAGACAATCGTCTCCGCCCACAGGACGTCGTAGGTCGTCAGGTGACCTGCATTGCAGGTCATCACGTTGGGCAGGTTGCGGAACGAGCGTTCGGCGATCCCGTCGCCTGCGCCCACGACGACCAGGATCTTTCGACCTGCTTCGATGGCACCGAGAAGCGACTTGGCCTGCTTGGTCTTCGGGACCGTCCAGTCGAAGGAGTCTATGACCTTGACCTCGGATTCACTGGCGCGTGCCGACAGAGCCCCGCGGAGGGCGAGTCTCTTCATCTTCTTGGGCGTCCGCTGGCTGTAGTCGCGTGGTTTCGGCCCGAAGGCAACACCACCGCCGGTCCACTGAGGTGCACGGATCGAGCCGTGCCGTGCCCGGCCCAGACCTTTCTGACGCCAGGGTTTCTTGCCGCCGCCGCGGACCTCCGCACGAGTTCTAGTGGAGGCGGTGCCCGACCGGGCACCCGCCATCTGGGCGGTAACGACCTGGTGCATCACGGGAATGTTCGGCTCGAGGCCGAAGACCGTGGCGTCGAGGCTGACTTCACCGATGCTGGCTCCGTCTGCGTTGAAGAGAGGGGCTTTGAGATCCGCCATCAGTTCTTCACCGCCTCTCGTACGAGCACCATCGAACCTTTGGGCCCGGGGACAGATCCGCCGAGAAGGACGAGACCGCGCTCCCGATCGACCTCGACGACTTCGAGGTTGAGCATGGTCGTACGGTCACCGCCCATCCTGCCGGCCATCTTCTGCCCTTTGAACACACGGGCGGGAGTTGCGCAGGCGCCGATGGAACCCGGCGCACGGTGCACCTTGTGGACACCGTGGCTCGCTCCCTGGCCGGAGAAGTTGTGACGCTTCATCACACCCTGGAATCCCTTGCCCTTGGAGACTCCGGACACATCTGCCTTGCCGCCCTTCTCGAGCACGTCGGCGATGGTGATCTCCTGGCCTATCTGGAATACGGCGACGTCGTCAACCCGCACCTCTACGAGGTGACGGGCGGGCGCTACGCCGGCTTTGCCGAAGTGGCCCGCCTCAGGCTTTGAGAGCTTGTGAGCAGGTACCTCGCGGTACGACAACTGGATCGCCGAGTATCCGTCGGTTTCCGGTGTCTTGATTTGAACGATTCGGCACGGCCCCGCCTTGATGACGGTCACGGGAATCGCCCGCGCCTCATCATCGAAGACCTGGGTCATACCCAGCTTTTCGCCGAGGATTGCTTTCACAGCTTGAT
Protein-coding sequences here:
- the rplW gene encoding 50S ribosomal protein L23; translated protein: MKDPRDIIFEPVVSEKSYDLIEKTNTYTFVVDRRANKTEIKEAIKSIFEVKVVSVNTMNKFGKVKRTGWVLGKRPDSKRAMVKLAAGESIDIFGV
- the rplD gene encoding 50S ribosomal protein L4 encodes the protein MADLKAPLFNADGASIGEVSLDATVFGLEPNIPVMHQVVTAQMAGARSGTASTRTRAEVRGGGKKPWRQKGLGRARHGSIRAPQWTGGGVAFGPKPRDYSQRTPKKMKRLALRGALSARASESEVKVIDSFDWTVPKTKQAKSLLGAIEAGRKILVVVGAGDGIAERSFRNLPNVMTCNAGHLTTYDVLWAETIVFTSQTLGALSGLEKFDVSDDDFVRESASSAKAEKVEEAAADAPVSPADEVDDEGGEG
- the rplC gene encoding 50S ribosomal protein L3 encodes the protein MKAILGEKLGMTQVFDDEARAIPVTVIKAGPCRIVQIKTPETDGYSAIQLSYREVPAHKLSKPEAGHFGKAGVAPARHLVEVRVDDVAVFQIGQEITIADVLEKGGKADVSGVSKGKGFQGVMKRHNFSGQGASHGVHKVHRAPGSIGACATPARVFKGQKMAGRMGGDRTTMLNLEVVEVDRERGLVLLGGSVPGPKGSMVLVREAVKN